The Meriones unguiculatus strain TT.TT164.6M chromosome 1, Bangor_MerUng_6.1, whole genome shotgun sequence genome has a segment encoding these proteins:
- the Bcat2 gene encoding branched-chain-amino-acid aminotransferase, mitochondrial isoform X1, whose translation MSFSRPRPKRAQLPAARIMAAAVLGQVWARKLLPVPWVLCGPRRCVSSNFKAADLQVQVTGEPQKKPGPTQPLLFGKTFTDHMLMVEWNRKTGWGPPRIRPFQHLTLHPACSALHYSLQLFEGLKAYRGRDHQVRLFRPWLNMDRMLRSAQRLCLPGFDKQELLECIRRLIEVDKDWVPDGNGTSLYVRPVLIGNEPSLGVGVVTQALLFVILCPVGSYFPGDSMTPVSLLADPTFIRAWMGGVGDYKVGGNYGPTVAVQQAAQKQGCEQVLWLYGPDHQLTEVGTMNIFIYWTHEDGVLELATPPLDGIILPGVIRQSLLDLARTWGEFRVVERKVTMKELKRALEEGRVREVFGSGTACQVCPVHQILYEGKQLHIPTMENGPELILRFQTELKAIQYGARGHDWMFPV comes from the exons ATGTCTTTCTCCAGGCCGCGCCCCAAGCGGGCACAGTTACCCGCCGCTCGGATCATGGCCGCAGCCGTACTAGGGCAG GTCTGGGCCCGAAAACTTCTCCCTGTCCCCTGGGTTCTGTGTGGGCCCAGAAGATGTGTGTCCTCCAATTTCAAG gctgCAGATCTCCAGGTTCAGGTGACCGGAGAGCCACAGAAGAAGCCAGGCCCTACGCAGCCGCTGCTGTTCGGAAAGACGTTTACAGACCACATGCTGATGGTGGAGTGGAACAGGAAGACAGGCTGGGGCCCTCCGAGGATCCGGCCCTTTCAGCACCTGACGCTGCACCCCGCCTGCTCGGCCCTGCACTATTCCCTGCAG CTCTTTGAGGGCTTGAAAGCATACAGAGGCAGGGACCATCAGGTACGCCTCTTCCGGCCCTGGCTCAACATGGACAGGATGCTACGCTCTGCACAGCGCCTCTGCCTGCCA GGCTTTGACAAGCAGGAGCTTCTGGAGTGCATCCGCCGGCTCATTGAAGTGGACAAAGACTGGGTTCCTGATGGCAATGGAACCAGCCTCTATGTGCGGCCTGTGCTGATTGGGAATGAG CCCTCTCTGGGAGTCGGTGTGGTCACACAAGCCCTTCTCTTCGTCATCCTTTGCCCTGTGGGCTCCTACTTCCCTGGAGACTCCATGACACCTGTCTCGCTCCTGGCTGACCCCACCTTCATCAGAGCCTGGATGGGAGGGGTTGGTGACTACAAGGTGGGGGG GAACTACGGGCCCACGGTGGCTGTGCAACAAGCAGCCCAGAAGCAGGGCTGCGAGCAAGTCCTCTGGCTGTACGGGCCAGACCACCAGCTCACCGAGGTGGGCACCATGAACATCTTTATCTACTGGACTCATGAGGACGGGG TGCTGGAGCTGGCAACCCCCCCACTGGATGGCATCATCTTGCCCGGAGTGATTCGACAAAGCCTGCTGGATCTGGCCAGGACTTGG GGTGAGTTCCGGGTGGTAGAGCGAAAGGTCACCATGAAGGAACTGAAGCGGGCGTTGGAGGAGGGCCGGGTGCGAGAGGTCTTCGGGTCAGGCACTGCTTGTCAGGTCTGCCCGGTGCATCAGATCCTGTACGAAGGCAAG CAACTCCACATTCCCACCATGGAGAACGGGCCGGAGCTCATCCTGCGCTTCCAGACGGAGTTAAAGGCTATTCAG TATGGAGCCCGTGGCCACGATTGGATGTTTCCGGTGTGA
- the Bcat2 gene encoding branched-chain-amino-acid aminotransferase, mitochondrial isoform X2, which produces MLMVEWNRKTGWGPPRIRPFQHLTLHPACSALHYSLQLFEGLKAYRGRDHQVRLFRPWLNMDRMLRSAQRLCLPGFDKQELLECIRRLIEVDKDWVPDGNGTSLYVRPVLIGNEPSLGVGVVTQALLFVILCPVGSYFPGDSMTPVSLLADPTFIRAWMGGVGDYKVGGNYGPTVAVQQAAQKQGCEQVLWLYGPDHQLTEVGTMNIFIYWTHEDGVLELATPPLDGIILPGVIRQSLLDLARTWGEFRVVERKVTMKELKRALEEGRVREVFGSGTACQVCPVHQILYEGKQLHIPTMENGPELILRFQTELKAIQYGARGHDWMFPV; this is translated from the exons ATGCTGATGGTGGAGTGGAACAGGAAGACAGGCTGGGGCCCTCCGAGGATCCGGCCCTTTCAGCACCTGACGCTGCACCCCGCCTGCTCGGCCCTGCACTATTCCCTGCAG CTCTTTGAGGGCTTGAAAGCATACAGAGGCAGGGACCATCAGGTACGCCTCTTCCGGCCCTGGCTCAACATGGACAGGATGCTACGCTCTGCACAGCGCCTCTGCCTGCCA GGCTTTGACAAGCAGGAGCTTCTGGAGTGCATCCGCCGGCTCATTGAAGTGGACAAAGACTGGGTTCCTGATGGCAATGGAACCAGCCTCTATGTGCGGCCTGTGCTGATTGGGAATGAG CCCTCTCTGGGAGTCGGTGTGGTCACACAAGCCCTTCTCTTCGTCATCCTTTGCCCTGTGGGCTCCTACTTCCCTGGAGACTCCATGACACCTGTCTCGCTCCTGGCTGACCCCACCTTCATCAGAGCCTGGATGGGAGGGGTTGGTGACTACAAGGTGGGGGG GAACTACGGGCCCACGGTGGCTGTGCAACAAGCAGCCCAGAAGCAGGGCTGCGAGCAAGTCCTCTGGCTGTACGGGCCAGACCACCAGCTCACCGAGGTGGGCACCATGAACATCTTTATCTACTGGACTCATGAGGACGGGG TGCTGGAGCTGGCAACCCCCCCACTGGATGGCATCATCTTGCCCGGAGTGATTCGACAAAGCCTGCTGGATCTGGCCAGGACTTGG GGTGAGTTCCGGGTGGTAGAGCGAAAGGTCACCATGAAGGAACTGAAGCGGGCGTTGGAGGAGGGCCGGGTGCGAGAGGTCTTCGGGTCAGGCACTGCTTGTCAGGTCTGCCCGGTGCATCAGATCCTGTACGAAGGCAAG CAACTCCACATTCCCACCATGGAGAACGGGCCGGAGCTCATCCTGCGCTTCCAGACGGAGTTAAAGGCTATTCAG TATGGAGCCCGTGGCCACGATTGGATGTTTCCGGTGTGA